In the genome of Paenibacillus pabuli, the window ATTGATTTTCGCCAGCATCGAAGTCAGATCATGAGTTCCCTCTTTAAGCGGCACTTCAATGCTGACCGCACCCTCGATGTCCGCGTTACTTTTGTATACTGAGAACGTCTGGTCGGCCATGATATTCTCGTCACCCGGGAGGAAGAATGCGCGAGTGATCAATGCAATAATCTCATCCGAACCACATCCAAAGATCAAATTATTCCGCTCCACTCCCAGATGCTTGGCCAGCACTTCAGTCAGTTCCTTTGAACTGCCATCAGGATATATGCTTACATTGACCAGCTCTCTGGTGATCGCTTCAAGCACAGCAGGGGAGCTTCCATATGGATTTTCGTTGGAGGCCAGCTTGATTACTTGCTCCAAACCCAGTTCACGTTTCACTTCTTCAATCGGTTTGCCCGGTTTGTATACAGGCAGATTGACAATCTGGGACTTCGGTTTCAACCCGACCGCCTCCTGTTATTGAAATAGTTATGGACATGCCTCAGCCTTTACTGAGCATGCCCTGAGGATATTATGTAATCCCTATCCTTTTAATTGTGCCACAAAGTTACGAATTTGCAACAGTCCCGCCTGACGCGTATCTGGGTTTCCAAGAAGAGGTATGGCCTCTTCCACCTGACGAACGATAGCACTGCCTACAACAACACCATCACAGATACGGGAGAAACGAATGACCTGCTCGTGACTCGAAATGCCGAAACCAACAGCGACCGGAAGATCTGTCAGACTCTTTACAGTTTCAATGAAGCTCTCTACCCCATCGAAAAAGGAAGCTCGCTCTCCCGTAACACCCAGCGAAGAGACACAATAGATGAAACCACGTGCTCCTGTGACAATACGCTCGATTCTAGCGTTGGACGTAGGGGCTACAAGAGGAACCAGATGCACACCTGCTGCATCCGCACGGCGTCGCATATCCTCCGCTTCCTCAATTGGAAGATCCGGGATGATCATGCCGCTGATCTCATGTCTCACCAATTCATCAAAAAATACATCCAGTCCTGTCTGTAACACCGGATTATAGTAGGTGAACAGTACAAAAGGCAGTTTTACACCCGCAGCACGAGCTCTTGCAGCTGTCTCCATACAAGTCCGGATGGTGATCTGACTTTTCAATGCACGCTCGGAAGCGCGCTGAATTACAGGTCCATCCGCGAGCGGATCAGAATAAGGAACACCGAGTTCCAAAATATCCGCCCCTGCCAGTTCCAATTCTTTAATGATTTCCACCGTGGTGTCCACATCTGGATCTCCAACCGTAAGGAATGGAATAAGTGCTGTACGGTTCTGTTCTTTCAATTGCTGGAAGGTCTGGTCCATCAGGTTCATGCCAAGTCCCCTCCTGTATACTTCATAATTGATTCAACATCTTTGTCACCACGACCGGAAAGACAGATTACAACAATATCATCAGCGCTGAGTTCAGGCGCGAGCTTGACGACCTGTGCAACAGCATGGGCTGACTCCAAAGCAGGGATAATGCCTTCTGTTCGGCTCAGCAACTGCAAGGCATCCAATGCCTCCTGGTCCGTAATCGGGACATATTGGGCACGTTTAATATCTTTGAGATATGAATGCTCCGGACCAACGCCCGGATAGTCAAGTCCCGCCGAAATGGAATGGGCTGGCTGAACCTGTCCATATTCATCTTGCAGTAGATAACTCATAGAACCCTGGAATACACCATGTGTGCCTTTGCTCATCGTAGCCGCATGGAACTCGGTGTCCACCCCTTTACCTGCTGCTTCAACACCAACAAGCTTTACATCCTGATCGCCAATAAACGGGTAGAACATGCCGATAGCATTACTTCCGCCGCCTACAGCTGCAACAATCACATCCGGCAGCCGTCCTTCGATCTCCTGAATCTGGCGTCGTGTCTCATCACCGATCACTCGCTGGAAATTACGTACCATCATTGGGTAAGGATGAGGACCGACCACCGATCCAAGTACGTAAAAAGTATCCTCTACATTACTAACCCAGTAGCGAAGTGCCTCATTACCGGCATCTTTCAATGTCCGCGTTCCAGATGTCACCGGAATGACTTCTGCACCAAGCAGTTTCATCCGAAATACGTTCAATTGTTGTCGCTGCGTATCTTCTTCACCCATAAACACTTTACATTCAAGACCCAGCAGGGCAGCAACTGTTGCCGTGGCAACACCATGCTGTCCTGCACCCGTCTCGGCAATGACTTTCTTTTTCCCCATTCGTTTGGCCAGCAAACCCTGTCCAATAGCGTTATTAATCTTGTGCGCTCCAGTATGGTTCAGGTCTTCACGTTTCAGATAAATTTTGGGTCCACCCAAGCGGTGGGAAAGTTGCTCCGCATGGTATAAAGGTGTTTCCCGTCCAGAATACTCGCTTAGCAGATAATTCAGTTCCTTGTTGAACTCCTCGTCTTCAGAGAAGTGGCTGTACGCTTCCTCCAGTTCGATCAGAGCGTTCATTAATGTCTCAGGTACAAAGCGGCCTCCGAAGGGACCGAAACGCCCGTGTTGATCCGGCAATTGATGTGTCATGCCTGCTTCACCCTTTCTACAAATGCTGTTATTTTTGCAATATCCTTCACACCTTCGGACTCTACGCCGCTGGATACATCGACGCCGTCCGGTGCATATGTCTGTATCAGTTGTTGCACATTATCCGGCTGTAATCCTCCTGCCACGAACAACGCGATTCCATGTTTTCTTGCCCACTTGGCGTAGAAAGGAATTCGTTCCCAGGCAAAGGTTTTACCGGAGCCCCCTACATAGAGCGGGTCAAACGTATCGAGCAATATGGCGTCCACCACATTTTTATATGGATCAAGTGCCAATAAGGCAGTATGGTCAGCTAATGAACCCGTTTCATCCTTGGGAAAAGAGAAAGCCTTGAACACTTCGGTACCGAAGCGCTGCTTCACCTGTTCACAAAATTCCGGCGATTCCTGTCCATGCAGCTGAATGACATCCAGGCGTGAAATCTGCATGATGCTTTCCAGCTCTACGAGCGTGGGATTCACAAAAACACCCGTCAGCTTCGGCCGATCGAACATCGTCCAGTCCAAGAGAACCTCTCTTAGCTCCGAACCCTGTTCAGGTGTAATACGGCGACGGGATGGGGCAAAAACAACACCAACGTAATCCACAGGCAAGTTTATCATTGATTTTAGCACTTCAACGTCCTGAAGTCCACATATTTTTACAGCCGCTGCCGGCCGGTTTTGCAGATCCACGTCTCTGCTGCTTGTGCCGTCATGATTGAATGCATTCATGCTTTTGGTCCCATCAGTTCATATACCGCAGCCTCAACATCGTCCTTGCGCATCAGATGCTCCCCAACAAGGATACCATGCACACCTGCCTCAATAAGAGATTCCAATGGCTGAGGACCGGCAATTCCACTTTCACTGATTAATGTTACACTATCCGGAATCAAGTTCATCAGATCCAACGTGGTGTTCAGACTCGTTTCGAACGTTTTCAGATTGCGGTTGTTGATGCCCACAAGTGTTGCCTGCGTAATATCGAGCACTTGCTCCAGTTCAACACGGTCATGGACTTCAATTAATGCATCAAGGCCCAGACTTTTAGCAAATGTCAGATATTGACGCATCTGTTCGGGTGTCAGAATACTCGCAATCAGCAAAACGGCATCCGCGCCAAGCAGCCTTGCCTCGGCAATCTGTCGTTCATCTATAATAAAATCCTTGCGCAGTAGCGGTATGTTCACAGCTTCATGAATGGCCTGCAAATATTCTCTATTTCCCTGGAAATAAGAAACGTCGGTCAATACAGATATACAATCCGCTCCAGCCCGTTCGTATGCGGAAGCAATTTCTACTGGATGGAAATCAGGACGAATCAGCCCTTTGGATGGAGAAGCCTTCTTCACTTCGGCAATGAGACCCAGCTTACGGTTACGTCTCTCTGATAGAGCACGTTCGAATCCACGAGTATTGGGTAATGTCTCTATCTTTTTCAGCGCATCGTCCATCTGAAATGTTTGTGCGAGAACTTCAACTTCTTTATGTTTGGTTGCTACGATTCGATCAAGATACATGACTGTACGCCTCCGTTGTATGAATTAACTGTTCCAGCTTCCCGGCAGCCTTGCCGGAGTCTACAGCTTCTGTCGCCATCAACACACCTTCTGCGATGGTATTCGCTAGACCGGATACATAAATGCACGCCCCGGCATTCAACAGAACGACATCGCGGTATGCGCTCCGTTCTCCCTGGAAGATCCTTTTAATAATTTCGGCGTTCTGAGCTGCATCTCCTCCAAGAACCGATTCCAGCGGATATAACGATAATCCCATATCCCGTGGATCA includes:
- a CDS encoding phosphoribosylanthranilate isomerase, whose translation is MNAFNHDGTSSRDVDLQNRPAAAVKICGLQDVEVLKSMINLPVDYVGVVFAPSRRRITPEQGSELREVLLDWTMFDRPKLTGVFVNPTLVELESIMQISRLDVIQLHGQESPEFCEQVKQRFGTEVFKAFSFPKDETGSLADHTALLALDPYKNVVDAILLDTFDPLYVGGSGKTFAWERIPFYAKWARKHGIALFVAGGLQPDNVQQLIQTYAPDGVDVSSGVESEGVKDIAKITAFVERVKQA
- the trpC gene encoding indole-3-glycerol phosphate synthase TrpC; the encoded protein is MYLDRIVATKHKEVEVLAQTFQMDDALKKIETLPNTRGFERALSERRNRKLGLIAEVKKASPSKGLIRPDFHPVEIASAYERAGADCISVLTDVSYFQGNREYLQAIHEAVNIPLLRKDFIIDERQIAEARLLGADAVLLIASILTPEQMRQYLTFAKSLGLDALIEVHDRVELEQVLDITQATLVGINNRNLKTFETSLNTTLDLMNLIPDSVTLISESGIAGPQPLESLIEAGVHGILVGEHLMRKDDVEAAVYELMGPKA
- the trpA gene encoding tryptophan synthase subunit alpha — protein: MNLMDQTFQQLKEQNRTALIPFLTVGDPDVDTTVEIIKELELAGADILELGVPYSDPLADGPVIQRASERALKSQITIRTCMETAARARAAGVKLPFVLFTYYNPVLQTGLDVFFDELVRHEISGMIIPDLPIEEAEDMRRRADAAGVHLVPLVAPTSNARIERIVTGARGFIYCVSSLGVTGERASFFDGVESFIETVKSLTDLPVAVGFGISSHEQVIRFSRICDGVVVGSAIVRQVEEAIPLLGNPDTRQAGLLQIRNFVAQLKG
- the trpB gene encoding tryptophan synthase subunit beta — protein: MTHQLPDQHGRFGPFGGRFVPETLMNALIELEEAYSHFSEDEEFNKELNYLLSEYSGRETPLYHAEQLSHRLGGPKIYLKREDLNHTGAHKINNAIGQGLLAKRMGKKKVIAETGAGQHGVATATVAALLGLECKVFMGEEDTQRQQLNVFRMKLLGAEVIPVTSGTRTLKDAGNEALRYWVSNVEDTFYVLGSVVGPHPYPMMVRNFQRVIGDETRRQIQEIEGRLPDVIVAAVGGGSNAIGMFYPFIGDQDVKLVGVEAAGKGVDTEFHAATMSKGTHGVFQGSMSYLLQDEYGQVQPAHSISAGLDYPGVGPEHSYLKDIKRAQYVPITDQEALDALQLLSRTEGIIPALESAHAVAQVVKLAPELSADDIVVICLSGRGDKDVESIMKYTGGDLA